A stretch of DNA from Parvularcula bermudensis HTCC2503:
ACAACCTATTCGAAAAAACCAGCCTGCGGGCTGGTTTTTTTGTGCGTCAATGATGTCGCGGTCAATTTGCAAATAATCCTTAGACAACAAAAAACCCAGGCGATGGCCTGGGTTTTTCGAAGCACTATAATCGTCATTATACTGTTATAATTAAGAGACGGCGTCTTTCACGTCGTCTGCGGCTTGGCGCACTTTGCCTTCAGCTTGGTCGACTTCGCCTTCGGCTTTTAGCTTGTCATTGTCAGTCGCGTCGCCAGCAAGTTCTTTCGCTTTACCTTGAAGTTCTTTGGCTTTGCCTTTGATATCTTGTTCGCCCATGTGAATATCCTTTCTAGATTGGGGGTAGTTATCATTACAACGTCTTGTCGGACCACCGCGTTCCGTGACAGCGGCAGGTTTTCCTGACGGCCCTATGCGGAAAGAACGGGTGAGGCGGCAGGACGATCGCCCCACCACGGGGCCTGTGGTCGATGGCCCTGTGGTTTTTCCTGGCTGAGCGGAACAGCGAGGGCAGCGGCGCGTTGATATGAGGAACATTATGGAGCTTGATATGGCCAATACTGCGAGAGATTTTCCCCTCAATCGTGAAAAGCTCGCCGAGAGCGATGTGAAGGGGGATATTTCTGCCCTCCAAGACGATCTCGCGGCGCTGCGGTCCGATCTCAAAGCGCTATTCGGTGATGCGAAGGACTACGCCGCCGAACAGGCGCGCCGGGGCGGCGATCGCGGTAAAGAGACCGCCGAGAAGGCAAAAGAATCTGCAAGCGAAGCTCGCTCTGCTTTTGAAGATCAAATTCGGGAAAAGCCGCTCACCGCTGTCGGTGTCGCGCTTGGCGTTGGGTTTCTCGTCGGCCTGATCCAACGGCGATAGGCGACGACAGTGGATAAGGCGAAACTTCGTCTGATCGCCGGTGCCGTCGCCACCATGTTCGGTCTTGCCGGGGTCGTCTCTCTTGGGATTGCGGCGGTCTTGGCCTTGGCCCCAATCATGGGGATTATTTGGGCCACGGCGACGATGGCCTGTATTTGTCTCGCCATCGCGGCGCTGGCGATAATGTTGTTTCTTCTGCCGGGCAAGCCCATCGAAGAAGAAGTCGATCAATTCGAAGATACGGCCGCGGGTTTCCTGGCCGATCTGCCCTTTGATACGATCAAGGCAATGATCGAAAAGCGTCCTGTCACCATTGCGGTCATCGCCGGCGTTGTCGGCTACACCATGGTCCGTGAACCACGGGAAACCGTGAAGGCTGTGCGCCGTATGCTGCCTTACCTCATCACCTGAGTAACAGGGTGGGGGGGGTAAGGTCTGCATTTTTCCTTCACCCTCAACGTGCTAGGTTGAGGGTGAAGAGGAGAAATGGATCGGTGTTTCGGACCGCCCTTATCGTATTATCCGCTGTCTCGACCGGGTTGGCTCTCGGTCGCTCGGTGGTGACGAAAGAAGTCGAGCGGCGCAAATCCAAAATTGTTGAGGAAGCGGCGGCACGTGCGCGGGTTGAGATCAAGACCACCGCTAAAGATTATGTGCGGACCGTCATTGGCCGTTTTTTTTGGCGGACACTGATCAAGGCGCTCCTGCTCAGTCTTCTTTATCTCAGTGCCGTTTTCATGCCGATCTCCTTTCCCGTCATTACATGGGGCGTTGTGGTCATCATCGGCGGATTTGTCGTCTTCGATGTCATCGCCAATTGGCCCTGGTTGAAATTAGGGGCCGTGCAGATCCGGCAATATGGGATCCGGCCGAAGGTCATAGTCGGTGAACTCGTCGCCGTGAGGGTCCTCGAAGAGGCGCTTGCGGAGATTGACGAGCGCCAGGATACGAATTGGCACGAAGGGGTCATCTTGAGACTGAGCGGGCATACCCAGGATGGCATTTATCAAGAAATAGCTCATGCCGTCGCCGATATAGCCAGAGAAACCAGCTGGCGCGATTTGAGACCATTCATCCTTATGGGACTGGGTCAAGTCACGGCTGTCATGGTGCTTTATTCCGGGTTCGCATGGTTGATCGTCAGTCGCGTCACCACACTGGGCTAAACCGGTCTATGCTGACAGCTTGTCGCACATCGATCGGGAACAGCCATCGACCACAGGACGTTCCTTTAGGAGATAGTGACGAGACTTGGTTTTCGCTCTTCGGCGTTCGATCTCGTCCTCACAGAATGAAAGGAAGGAACGTTATGACACTCGCGACCTTGAAAGACGTCTATATCGACCAACTGCAAGATGTGTACAGCGCAAACCGTCAGTCCCAAAAAGCAACCGAAAAGCTTATCAACGCCGCCACGGATGCGGATCTGAAGGCCGCGTTGCAGCGCAGCCTAGAAGGGACAAACAATGGCATTGAGATCGTTGCGGACCTCGTTAAAGGGCATGATGCCGAACCCACCGGTGAATTTTGTAAGGGTATGGAAGGCATCGTGAAAGAGGTGAATGCGCACGTTCTCGAGGCGGATTTTTCCGATAATGACGTACGCGACGCGATGATCATTACTCAGTATCAGCGCATGGCGCATTACGCAATTGCCGGATATGGCTGTGTTGTGGCGTTTGCCCGACGTCTCGGCCTGTCGGAGGAAGCGTCCAAACTGCAAAAGTGCTTGGATGAAACATATAGTGGTGATCGGACATTTTCCGATATCGCAGAGAACGGCATCAATCGCAAAGCCGCCGCGTAAACCACTCCCCCTTCGTTGACCTCATCAACGATATTGCCCGAGCGTTTCAGAACACGCTCGGGCAATCGCGTGTTTGAGGTCCTCGAGTCGGTATGGTTTTTTCAGGATCGGCGCATTTGTCTCATACTGGTCAGGAAGACCTGCCGCGCCAAAACCGGTGGTGAAAATATGGGGGGTGTTGGTTTTCGAAAGACGCTCGGCAAGAGGGAAACTTTCCTCTCCCCCAAGATTGATGTCGAGACACACGATAGAAAATTTCTTTTTGCTGATCAATCTGTCGGCGGTGGCCATATTCGACGCAAGGTCGATCGTCTTCACGCCTAGGGCGGATAACATTTCTTCCGTATCGAGCGCGATGATGAGATTGTCTTCCACAATCAGGGCCGAGGCGAGCGGCGGCAGAGTCAAGGTTTCCTCCTGCGCAGCTGCTTTCGCTCGTTTCGGTACGGATAGTTCGGCCTGTGTCGCTTCCCAGAAGCGATCGATAAACCGTCCGGGAATCCTGAACTTGCCTCTCAGCCCCTCAGGCGGAAAGGACACTGAGGCATCCCCCCCCAAATCATAGGGAATTGACTTTTCAATGAGGGTCGATCCGAACCCCTTCCGGCTGGGAGCCAAGATGGTGGGGCCACCGGATTCACGCCATGTGATAACTAAATCGCTCTCGTCCTCGGTGAGCTGGATCTCGATAGATCCGTTCTCAACCGAAAGCGCGCCGTATTTAACCGCATTTGTGGTAAGTTCATGAACCACAAGCGAAAGGGTGGTTGCCGCAGAAGGCACCAAATAGGCATCAGTCCCGGTCAGTTTCACCCGATCCAGTTGATCTGTCCCATAAGCTTCAGTTTCTATATTGATCAAATTGTGAACCGATTGCGGTCCCCAATTATGATCCGTAATTTGATCATGGGCGCGGGCAAGGGCGTCTATTCGACCTTCGAGGACATTGGAAAGTTGTTCTGCCGTCGCTAAATTTACGTTACTTTGCGTAATCACTCCCCGGATCAGATTGAGGATGTTACGAACACGGTGATTGAGCTCGGCGATAAGGATATCTTGCTGCGCTTTGTGGGCAGCTTGTGCTTCGCTCGCGGCAGCGGTCATTCTGAGCACGACTTCTAACAATGTCACGCGAAGCGAATCGGCCGCCGCAATCTCCCCTTCAGTCCAAGGAGCGCTGTGGAAAGAGAGCTCTTCCTGCCATGCCTCAAAGCTTTTTCGAGGTGTCAGGCGGGGGCCGTTCGGCCCTGGCACCGTGGCGGACTTTCGGGGATCGCCTGCCCAGGTCACCGTCCGGCGCAATTCTCTCCGGAACAGCAAAAGGTAGTCTCGCGGACGCCGCGAGACGGGGAGGGCGAGAAGCCCGGCCGCGTGGGATGCGAAAGACTGGGCTTGCGGATAGTACCGTGACAGCGAATCGGCGGCGTAAACTTCGCTGCCATGGGTCGTGTTCAGAAACCTGAGAAGCCCTTGTATGTCCTGTACAGAAGGTGTTGTCCCGGAACGGACGATATGGTCATCTATGGCAAGGGCCGCGCCATCGAACTGGATGATCGCCGCCATCTGATCGATCAGAATATCGAAATTATCGGCCAGGCCTTCCCCTTCGGCGATCATCGCCATGATACGATCATGTACAGTCCGGGATCGGGTAGTGGCATCAAGCGCGGCGCGGCTCTCAAAATCGCTGACGAGAAAGGATAGCATTTGGGCGAAAAGCTCACAGGCCGTTCGCTTCTCAAAGGACAGGACCATGGGGCGATAGTGATGACAGGCGATCAACCCCCAGAGCTTTCCTTGATACGTAATAGAAAGCGACATCGACGCGGCGACCCCCATATTGCGGAGATATTCAATGTGGATCGGCGAGACAGATCTTAGTGTACTGAGGGAAAGGTCGAGGGGAGCCTCATTCTCATCGGTTGCCGGAACAATCTTAACCGGGACGCTGTGGACATCCGAAATGATGCGGACAGGGTTGCGAACATATAGAGCCCTGGCCTGTTGGGGTATGTCGGAAGCTGGATAGCGAAGATTAAGATAAGGGTCGAGATCCGCGTTTTTAGATTCTGCCACAACCTCCCCAGATCCATCGGGGGCGAAGCGATACACCATCACTCGATCAAAACCGGTCAGAGCCCGCACATGACGGCTCGCCATTTTCGATAAATCCGCAAGGGTCGATGATTGCTGAACCCGCCCAATCATCGATCTGACGGTCGGTGTATAATCGCGGTGTTGGCTGGTTTCTGAGCGTTCGAATTCTAGAATAATTGACCGACCGCTCATGTGAAGAGCGACATCGTATAGGTAATCCGTACACGAAAAGGGCTGTAGATGGAAGACTCGCTCTACGCTATCCTCGTGGCTCAACATCTGTAATTGGCTGCGCAGATCGTGCAATGCATCGGGGGTGAGGACCCTCGACGCATGTTCGCCGACCAGGTCAGAAACTTGAAGAGGAAGAAATTGATTTACATTCTCCGACACCTTCAAAATAGACCAGTCCGATGACAGACAAAAAAGAAATCCAAAAGATTGAATGTGCCCCAATTGATGAATGGGTTCACGGTCACAATTGGTCAGGTCAACCGGCATGTCGGGGGAAAGAAGATTGTCCGAGGTCATCAATGAGGCAGCACGTTTACAGCGGTGTGGTGGGCGTTGATAAAGAGCGCGAACCCCGTTTCGGCGGAGGTTACAATGCGATCGGCCGCCATTCCATAGGCGGGCGCCATAGAAAGACGCCTTGCCAGATCAGACCACATATCGCCATCGGGAAACAGATGGAGATAATGGCTCGGTGCTGCGTCTTGCGCTTTGATATGTTGGCGGAGCAATGCGGCCCCTAACCGTGACCCAATCATCACATAGGCCAAGCCATCGGGGGCCAAGCCATCGGGGTCAAGGGCGCGCGATGGGGGGAGGGGATGCACAAGGGCATTGAGCGGCCCAAGACCAAGATCGTCGAGATCTCGGCCAAGATAGTCCAAGGCCAAAGTGGACCAATGGTCGTACCACTCCGCCCCTGCTGCACGGAACAGCGTGCCGAATGTGGCAAACCCTATGGCATGGGTGAGAAAAAACCGGCGCCGAAAGGCCAGGCAATTCCACTTTCCTTCGCCCATGAGCAGGTCAAGCTGATCGTGGCTTGCCCGTGTTTCGGCGCGCAAGCGATGCCGTAGGGTCGGGTGAAGAGATGCCAAAGGCACTTTCGGCGAAATATTGTTCTGAGCGGCCTGCATCCCACAGACCTAGCCGCCTTCAGAGAAAAGGCAATGCTCTATTCCTCTCCCTCTTCACATATCCATGATCGTAGAGGTGCCAGTTCTTAAATAGATAACATATGTCAAATATTCGAAGACGTGGAGAAGGAGACGGCACGATAAAAGCCGGCTAATTCTGCCCCGGAAAGGATGTCGTCGTCATTATTGTCGAACTCCTCAAACCGGGCCAAGCGGTATTTTGCCCAGGCTTGTCTGTCGAACCCTGTTCCCTCCGTTTCGAGATGAAACCGACGGCGCGCAATGGCGTCGATGGCCGCCCGCTCGGTGGGGTCGACACGATCTGCAACACCTCGCGGGGCTGAAATCGAGATGAGAGTATCGCCTGTATCGACGGAAATCTTCCGATTGAGGCGGGCCAGTTCGGCATAAACGACGGCCTGCGCCCGAAATTCGTCCATATCGATCACCCCATTGCGATCAATATCGATGCGGCCGAAGCTCTGTATCGCATCCATCTCCATCATTTGACGGCTGACGCTATGGGTTTCTTCGCCAAAGGCATCGCCATCAACATTTGCAAGAGTTGCGGCGCTCGAAAACGTCACCACCGCAATACCAAGAGCAGTAAAATATTTAGACATAAAAGCCTCCACCTATAATAACGGGGGAGGCTCAATAATGTTCCGCCTGCATTAATCATCGACGGTCTTGAACGATGTCCTGAATTTGCGGCCCCTTAATGGGAGCTTTGGGCGGCCCCATCAGAAACGCAAAGCCCAATAGTCAGGCCGCCTGTTCCTTCCGGGGATGAAAGAAGAGAGCCTGGCCGATGGCCGCCTTGACCGTGTTATCCTGGAAAGGCTTGGAGATCAGATAGGTGGGCTCAGGCCGCTCCCCCGTCAGCAAGCGCTCTGGATAGGCGGTGATGAAGATGATCGGCACATCGAACAGGGCGAGAATTTCCTGGGCCGCATCGATCCCGGAGGAGTCGTCGGCGAGTTGAATGTCGCACAGCACGAGACCAGGCGGAGATTGCTTGGCCTTTTCGATGGCCTCATCTTTGGTGATCGCGTTCCCTGTCACTTCATGACCGAGGTCGGTGACCAATTGTTCGAGATCTGCCGCGATGATCGCTTCATCTTCGATAATGAGGACGCGGGTTCGGAGATCGCTTTCGATATCTCGTTGTGCCTCGTCGATTAGCGCCTCAACCTCGGCCTCGCTACGGCCGAGAATTTGGGCGGCTTCCGAGCGACGGAACCCTTCAAGCGAGACCAATAGGAACGCTTGGCGCGGGACGGGCGCGAGGGATTGCAACCGATCCTCGGGTCCGCTCGCTGTCTCGCGGAGCGCCGAAGTTTCCAGCTCGGCCCCGGTCGCGCCCCAAATCGTGTGGAAGAATCGATAAAGCGCAACCCGCGCAGAATCCGCTTCGTCAATTTGGGTCGGGTCCTCAGCCAGCGCACTCAGAGAGGCGCGGATATAGGCATCACCGCTCTCCTGGCTGCCGGTCAGGGCGCGGGCATAGCGCCGCAGATACGGCAGGTGGGGACCAAACAATTTGACGAAATCCATGGAGCCTCGCTTCTGCTATAGATCGACCGAACGCTTAATGGGTTGGTTTGGTTGCCTGGCCCCGCGAAAAAAGTTGGCGATCGGGAGGAACCCAAACCCTTATAGGGGATTACAGTAGGACTTCTTCTTATGATGAGCTCCGTGGTTATTGGAGGTCATTTCGATTGAATGTGGGTGATTGCATGACCGATTCTGACGAGGACGGCCGGAAACCGAGGGAAGGCCGGGCGCGCGGACAAAAATTGGGGGATCACCTTCGGACGCTCTACGATCAAGTCGTCCACGAAGATATTCCGCAGGATTTTCTAAAATTGCTCGAGGATGCCGAGCGCAATTCAAGCAGGGCCGACGAGCCTCAACGAACTGAGAGGTCTTGTGACCGCGACCAATGACGATGCGGGCTTCAAATCCGAATTGACGGGCCTCATTCCCCATCTCAGAGCTTTTGCGAGTACGCTGTGCGGTAACCGCGCCATGGCTGATGATTTGGCGCAGGAAGCCTTGCTGAAGGCTTGGAAGGCACGGGCCAGCTACAAACCCGGGACGAATATGAAGGCATGGTCCTTCACTATTCTGCGTAATCTCTTCTATTCCCAGCAGCGCCGGGCTTGGCGGTCTCAGCCCCTCGATCAAGAGGTGGCGGAGGCGACACTGGTTGCGAATGAAGATCCCACAGCGCCGCTCGAATTGCTGGCAATCCGCAATGCCCTTCAGGCCTTGCCGACCGATCAACGGGAAGCCTTGATCTTGGTGGGGGCTGGGGGGGTGTCCTACGAGGAGGCCGCCCAGATCTGCGAATGTGCGGTCGGCACAATTAAGAGCCGTGTCAGCCGCGCGCGGACAGCCCTCCTGGAACTTGTGGAGAATGGGACGGCGGGGTTCAACGCCGATGATGGGGCGACGGCTAGCCGCGCCTTTGAAGATATCGTCAACGAAGCGGCAAATCTGACGGGCAAGGTTGGTTGACGAAATTCGCTCCGTTCCCGATCGATTGGGCGTCGACCGATCGTTAAGGGATCGGTTGCTCTTTTGGCTATCGGTCTCGCTGATCCCCGTTCTTTTGCTGGCGTCTCTCCAGGCCTATCTCCTGGCGCGCTCCTCCTATGTCGATCGCGGCGAACAATTGCTCGTCCAGTCCGACAGGACATTGCGGTCGGTGGCCAACAAGATCAACGAAGCGGAAGTCCTTCTTGCGACCTATGCTGACGCCATCGCCCCCGATCAGTGTGATCGGATTTTAGAGACGGTGAGGGAATTTGTCCCCTTCGTCACGACGGTTTCCAGCGCCGATATGAACCGTCATATTCTGTGCTCGTCGCAAGGAAATGCCGGTTTCACCGCGCGCATCTCCCTGCCGGCGCCCACCGCCCCCTACGATAACCTGTCCTATCGCTCTGCCCTCATTTATGGGCGATTGAGCGATCAGTGGGTGTTTGTTCTATCTCGTTATGCCCGTGATCCTGACACGGATGAGCCGACCGGGGCCAGTCATTTCTCCATCGGGGTGGCGCCCCTGATGGAAGCGGTCAAATCTGAATCGCAAAGGGACGTCGATTTCGCTCTCGCGGATATCGATGGAACGATCTTGGGAAATGAGCACTTCGCGGCGATTAATCCGGTCTATTTGGACAGAACGCGGAGCAGGGGGCGTGCCCAACTGTTTCAGATGACGGGGCTCGATAATAAAACCTACGATGTCGTGGTCCGACCGCTTGAGGGGGAGAACCTCTTTTTCATTGTAACGGCGCCAAAGCCGGGCCTGTTCTCGCAAAGCTATTGGGGGCCAATCTCCTTTGTCCTGATCCCAGTTTCGGTCTTTCTCATCGCGTTGATCGCCACTTGGATTGCTATCCAGCGTATGATCCTGCGGTGGATGGCGCATTTGCAGGATCTTGCCATTGCTTATGGGGAGGGGCTTTACACCTTCAAGGGACAGGATTTCCAGGCGGCCCCCAAGGAGATCAGAGATCTTGCCATCGGCTTGGAGACCATGGCCGGCAAAATCGGTGAACGCGATGCCGATTATCGCGCGGCCGTCGCGACGCGCGATGCAGCCATTGCCGAAGTGCATCACCGGATCAAAAACAATCTTCAGATTGTGACCAGTTTTATCAGCCTACAAAGTCGTACCGTTGCCAATGCGGAGGCGCGACAAATGCTGGCCGATATTCGCCATCGTATGGACGCGCTATCGATCGTCCACTCAACTCTTTATCGGTACGAGCGGATCGACACCGTCAATATGCCGTTCTTTTTCGACTCACTTCTCCGACACCTCAGCGAAGCGTTGGGAGCGGAGGATATGGGGGTCAAGATCAAATGGCGGGTCGATGAATTCGATCGGTCTGCGGATGACGCCATTCCCATGGCTCTGTTGATTGTCGAAATTATCACCAATGCGATCAAATATGCTTTCGGGGAACAAGAGGGGGGGGAGGTCCGGATCGATCTCTCCTATGACGGAGAGCGCGCTGTCCTGGAGGTGGTCGATAGCGGCTCTGGGGTAAGCCAAGAGTGGCTTCAATCCGTTCGTTCCGGCCAACATCGGGGAATCGGCATACGGTTGATGTTGGCCTTTTCCCGCCAGCTCGGCGGGGATCTCCAGATGGAGAATGTGGCGCCGCCCGAAACCGGCCTCAGGATCAAGCTCGTAGTTCCCAACCGCCGACAACGCAAGATTGTCAGCTAGAGCCTTTTCACGCGAAGTGGATACCGGTTCCGCGCTCTGGGGGAGGAGGGGAAGCGGGCCCAGGCGCAAGGAGAGAGCGCAGGAGAGGGACTTTGGCGCGGCTTTGGAAAGAAGGGGCCAAACCAAAGAGAAGGGGACTATCCCAAAAAAAAGCCAGACCGGCTGGTCTGGCTTTTCCTGTCGGATCGATCTTGTGGCCGACCTCTTAATATGTGGACGCATCCTCGATTTCTTCGCCGACTTCTTCGACATCCTGGCCAACACCTTCGACAGTA
This window harbors:
- a CDS encoding CsbD family protein translates to MGEQDIKGKAKELQGKAKELAGDATDNDKLKAEGEVDQAEGKVRQAADDVKDAVS
- a CDS encoding DUF883 family protein; the protein is MANTARDFPLNREKLAESDVKGDISALQDDLAALRSDLKALFGDAKDYAAEQARRGGDRGKETAEKAKESASEARSAFEDQIREKPLTAVGVALGVGFLVGLIQRR
- a CDS encoding ferritin-like domain-containing protein, whose translation is MTLATLKDVYIDQLQDVYSANRQSQKATEKLINAATDADLKAALQRSLEGTNNGIEIVADLVKGHDAEPTGEFCKGMEGIVKEVNAHVLEADFSDNDVRDAMIITQYQRMAHYAIAGYGCVVAFARRLGLSEEASKLQKCLDETYSGDRTFSDIAENGINRKAAA
- a CDS encoding HWE histidine kinase domain-containing protein codes for the protein MTSDNLLSPDMPVDLTNCDREPIHQLGHIQSFGFLFCLSSDWSILKVSENVNQFLPLQVSDLVGEHASRVLTPDALHDLRSQLQMLSHEDSVERVFHLQPFSCTDYLYDVALHMSGRSIILEFERSETSQHRDYTPTVRSMIGRVQQSSTLADLSKMASRHVRALTGFDRVMVYRFAPDGSGEVVAESKNADLDPYLNLRYPASDIPQQARALYVRNPVRIISDVHSVPVKIVPATDENEAPLDLSLSTLRSVSPIHIEYLRNMGVAASMSLSITYQGKLWGLIACHHYRPMVLSFEKRTACELFAQMLSFLVSDFESRAALDATTRSRTVHDRIMAMIAEGEGLADNFDILIDQMAAIIQFDGAALAIDDHIVRSGTTPSVQDIQGLLRFLNTTHGSEVYAADSLSRYYPQAQSFASHAAGLLALPVSRRPRDYLLLFRRELRRTVTWAGDPRKSATVPGPNGPRLTPRKSFEAWQEELSFHSAPWTEGEIAAADSLRVTLLEVVLRMTAAASEAQAAHKAQQDILIAELNHRVRNILNLIRGVITQSNVNLATAEQLSNVLEGRIDALARAHDQITDHNWGPQSVHNLINIETEAYGTDQLDRVKLTGTDAYLVPSAATTLSLVVHELTTNAVKYGALSVENGSIEIQLTEDESDLVITWRESGGPTILAPSRKGFGSTLIEKSIPYDLGGDASVSFPPEGLRGKFRIPGRFIDRFWEATQAELSVPKRAKAAAQEETLTLPPLASALIVEDNLIIALDTEEMLSALGVKTIDLASNMATADRLISKKKFSIVCLDINLGGEESFPLAERLSKTNTPHIFTTGFGAAGLPDQYETNAPILKKPYRLEDLKHAIARACSETLGQYR
- a CDS encoding biliverdin-producing heme oxygenase — translated: MQAAQNNISPKVPLASLHPTLRHRLRAETRASHDQLDLLMGEGKWNCLAFRRRFFLTHAIGFATFGTLFRAAGAEWYDHWSTLALDYLGRDLDDLGLGPLNALVHPLPPSRALDPDGLAPDGLAYVMIGSRLGAALLRQHIKAQDAAPSHYLHLFPDGDMWSDLARRLSMAPAYGMAADRIVTSAETGFALFINAHHTAVNVLPH
- a CDS encoding response regulator, with the translated sequence MDFVKLFGPHLPYLRRYARALTGSQESGDAYIRASLSALAEDPTQIDEADSARVALYRFFHTIWGATGAELETSALRETASGPEDRLQSLAPVPRQAFLLVSLEGFRRSEAAQILGRSEAEVEALIDEAQRDIESDLRTRVLIIEDEAIIAADLEQLVTDLGHEVTGNAITKDEAIEKAKQSPPGLVLCDIQLADDSSGIDAAQEILALFDVPIIFITAYPERLLTGERPEPTYLISKPFQDNTVKAAIGQALFFHPRKEQAA
- a CDS encoding NepR family anti-sigma factor, with translation MTDSDEDGRKPREGRARGQKLGDHLRTLYDQVVHEDIPQDFLKLLEDAERNSSRADEPQRTERSCDRDQ
- a CDS encoding sigma-70 family RNA polymerase sigma factor; the encoded protein is MTATNDDAGFKSELTGLIPHLRAFASTLCGNRAMADDLAQEALLKAWKARASYKPGTNMKAWSFTILRNLFYSQQRRAWRSQPLDQEVAEATLVANEDPTAPLELLAIRNALQALPTDQREALILVGAGGVSYEEAAQICECAVGTIKSRVSRARTALLELVENGTAGFNADDGATASRAFEDIVNEAANLTGKVG
- a CDS encoding sensor histidine kinase; translated protein: MVDEIRSVPDRLGVDRSLRDRLLFWLSVSLIPVLLLASLQAYLLARSSYVDRGEQLLVQSDRTLRSVANKINEAEVLLATYADAIAPDQCDRILETVREFVPFVTTVSSADMNRHILCSSQGNAGFTARISLPAPTAPYDNLSYRSALIYGRLSDQWVFVLSRYARDPDTDEPTGASHFSIGVAPLMEAVKSESQRDVDFALADIDGTILGNEHFAAINPVYLDRTRSRGRAQLFQMTGLDNKTYDVVVRPLEGENLFFIVTAPKPGLFSQSYWGPISFVLIPVSVFLIALIATWIAIQRMILRWMAHLQDLAIAYGEGLYTFKGQDFQAAPKEIRDLAIGLETMAGKIGERDADYRAAVATRDAAIAEVHHRIKNNLQIVTSFISLQSRTVANAEARQMLADIRHRMDALSIVHSTLYRYERIDTVNMPFFFDSLLRHLSEALGAEDMGVKIKWRVDEFDRSADDAIPMALLIVEIITNAIKYAFGEQEGGEVRIDLSYDGERAVLEVVDSGSGVSQEWLQSVRSGQHRGIGIRLMLAFSRQLGGDLQMENVAPPETGLRIKLVVPNRRQRKIVS
- a CDS encoding entericidin A/B family lipoprotein codes for the protein MQYFVRLTALFLLSLAAVGCNTVEGVGQDVEEVGEEIEDASTY